Proteins encoded within one genomic window of Dromaius novaehollandiae isolate bDroNov1 chromosome 7, bDroNov1.hap1, whole genome shotgun sequence:
- the UBXN4 gene encoding UBX domain-containing protein 4 isoform X1: MMWFGGSIPAAIAAAKQRSSVFVVFVSGEDEQSTEMAARWEDEKVTEAASEGFVAIKIDTKSEACLQFSQIYPVVCVPSSFFIGDNGIPLEVIAGSVSVEELVTRIHKVKQMHTVKGQPLENGDQSSAPCPSFQSDSAPENTQSRAVELCDSHESGVSETRPSAGNDGVNSGQASQLPGSQEATNSSDEQVSDAQPVNDLTVRVERITKKLEERREEKRKEEEQKEIKKEIERRKTGKEMLEYKRRQEEELTKRMLEERNREKAEEKAARERIRQQIAMDRAERAARFAKSKEEAEAAKAAALQAKQAEIEARKEASQKERSAIARIQFRLPDGSSFTNQFPSEARLEEARQFAAQTVGNAYGNFSLATMFPRREFTKEDYGKKLLELELAPSASVVLLPAGRPATSVVQASGGDLWKFLGTILYPLLAVWRFISNFLFTSPPPSQSTARTAHPQEHSNPSASSSIEQSRQAVRKRVTEKRGEDFKKEGKIYRLRTQDDGEDENNTWNGNSTQQM, encoded by the exons ATGATGTGGTTCGGCGGCTCCATCCCggccgccatcgccgccgccaAGCAGCGGAGCTCGGTCTTCGTCGTGTTCGTGTCAG GTGAGGATGAACAATCCACTGAGATGGCTGCAAGGTGGGAAGACGAGAAGGTGACTGAAGCTGCCTCGGAGGGTTTTGTTGCTATTAAAATTGACACCAAAAG tgaaGCATGCCTGCAGTTTTCTCAAATTT ATCCTGTAGTGTGCGTTCCATCCAGTTTCTTTATTGGAGACAATGGAATCCCTTTGGAAGTAATTGCTGGCAGTGTTTCTGTTGAAGAGCTTGTCACCAGAATCCATAAAGTAAAACAG ATGCACACAGTAAAAGGGCAGCCTCTGGAAAATGGAGACCAGTCATCTGCTCCGTGTCCCTCCTTTCAGTCTGACAGTGCTCCAGAAAATACGCAGTCCAGAGCAGTAGAGTTATGTGATTCTCATGAGTCTGGTGTGTCTGAGACGAGACCTTCTGCTGGTAATg ATGGAGTAAATTCAGGTCAAGCGAGCCAGTTGCCAGGAAGCCAGGAAGCAACTAATTCTTCAGATGAGCAAGTGAGTGATGCTCAGCCTGTGAATGATCTTACAGTCAGAGTAGAAAG AATAACAAAAAAGCTTGAAGAAAGacgagaagagaaaagaaaagaagaagaacag aaagaaattaagaaagaaattgaaCGGAGAAAAACTGGTAAAGAAATGTTGGAGTACAAACGACGACAGGAAGAAGAATTGACGAAACGAATGTTagaggaaaggaacagagaaaaggcagaagagaaagcagctaGAGAGCGTATAAGACAACAGATTGCAATG GACCGTGCTGAGAGAGCAGCTCGCTTTGCAAAAtcaaaggaagaagcagaagctgcaaaagctgcagctcttcAGGCTAAACAGGCTGAAATAGAGGCCAGAAAAGAAGCATCTCAAAAGGAGCGAAG TGCAATAGCCAGGATTCAGTTCCGCCTCCCGGATGGATCTTCCTTTACTAACCAGTTTCCATCTGAAGCGCGGCTGGAAGAAGCAAGGCAGTTTGCTGCACAG ACTGTTGGTAATGCTTATGGCAATTTTTCACTGGCAACAATGTTTCCCAGAAGGGAGTTTACCAAAGAAGATTATGGAAAGAAATTATTGGAGCTAGAGTTAGCACCCAGTGCTTCAGTAGTGTTGCTGCCG GCGGGAAGACCTGCTACTTCTGTTGTTCAGGCCTCAGGTGGTGATCTGTGGAAGTTCTTGGGCACAATACTTTATCCCCTCTTAGCAGTTTGGAGATTTATTAGCAACTTCCTCTTTACCAGTCCACCCCCCTCACAATCTACTGCGAGAACAGCACATCCACAAGAACATTCAAATCCTTCAGCATCTAGCAGCATTGAGCAAAGCAG GCAAGCAGTCAGAAAACGAGTAACAGAAAAGCGGGGGGAAGACTtcaaaaaagaaggcaaaatatATAGACTGAGGACTCAAGATGATGGAGAAGATGAAAACAATACATGGAATGGAAATTCTACACAACAAATGTAG
- the LCT gene encoding LOW QUALITY PROTEIN: lactase/phlorizin hydrolase (The sequence of the model RefSeq protein was modified relative to this genomic sequence to represent the inferred CDS: inserted 3 bases in 2 codons), translated as MELVYKMIFFFLLASPSFGIDRGLAQNFIAIAGPLLSELVNSLHLQNQVLPKEAQDPAGSEAREHVCQQDPVASELPPHLLHFREAGVTHYKIFLPWACILLEGDARKPDEAQVRRYQELLETLAAANLRPVAVLPQQRVPGAAAAPAVHGKASAFAGLFVEHAELSFRSFGAPADVWLTFSELPEVLQSLPYTDHEDRVRALADADERAYQVYREKYSPADGKLSFALGMDHILDSTSSELLSASLQDSLDFXSLDLHYNCGNEMDFYMKLDEFQNIWKDTEILLFSLKFLDCSSMEENLFIPVASIVTVINEEKARTIGFDVSKFLDFSSNHVLSITNTLQEKSGAVLASCSSYQSVWEMFANQSELERDSFLQDVFPSDFLWGMSTGAFNIEGGWAEDGKGETIWDQFGHEGHVYMDQTADVACDSYYKTSYDVYLLRGPEPQLYEFSVSWAKIFPDGIRAGFSSKDVHYYSQLINSLLDSNTEPMVTLFHWDLPQALQVLGGWQNESIIEAFADYADFCFATFGDQVKFWITFHEPWVISYAGYGTGEHPPGITDPGVASYKVARTILKAHAKVWHFYNDRYRSQQLGKVGLVLNSDWAEPRTPTSSEEVRASERYLQFMLGWLAHPVFVNGDLPDILKAQIQEVNQQCSTTVAQLPLFTEEEKSWVKGTADFFGLSHYTSRLVSAVTNGTCTPGHESIGNFSLHVDPLWPQTAASWIHVVPWGLRRLLEFVSQEYTGTKIPIYIAGNGMPTQDGGDVINDTLRVDYVHQYISEALKGMENRRGFVLSSPPPPPHGEYREYRHSRSSSCTFGGGRRIRAGAGPVSAAGQKQGKGRDADRELLERTASCSPSEFVSQKLLLRCLCHRCLCTAGISLRPGRAPYVVGHNLIKAHAEAWHVYNETYRAKQGGLISIIVNXWAEPRNPSKQEDRDAARRYLQFLAGWFAHPIFKNANYNEVMKTRIQEHSLAQGLSTSRLPEFTESEKQRIKSTYDYFGLNHYTTVLAYNLNYPAALASYDSDRDVASVTDCSWLGSGSFWLYVTPFGFRKLLRWVREECNNPPIYVTENGISERADVDFSDTWRMHYHKSYLNESLKAITLDNVDLRGYTAWTLMDNFEWAVGFAERSGVFHVNRTDPSLPRLPKASARFYSQLVSCNGFPDPAKGPHACLEPEPEVTPTGTTPGLADSIRFLGLGLTSQSAEIALYVLFDLSGTGALGLVLFSYRYGKLSKRSLELSKM; from the exons ATGGAGCTGGTATAtaagatgattttctttttcttgttagcTTCTCCCAGCTTTGGGATAGACAGAGGATTAGCTCAGAATTTTATTGCCATTGCTGGACCGCTACTCAGTGAGCTAGTAAATAGTTTGCATCTGCAGAACCAAGTTCTACCCAAAGAAGCTCAGGACCCTGCTGGGAGCGAAGCCCGTGAACACGTGTGCCAGCAAGATCCTGTGGCTTCTGAGCTGCCGCCGCACCTCTTGCACTTTCGTGAGGCCGGGGTGACGCACTACAAAATCTTCCTGCCGTGGGCATGCATCCTGCTAGAGGGGGACGCCAGGAAGCCTGATGAAGCTCAAGTGCGGCGGTaccaggagctgctggagaccCTGGCTGCGGCGAACctccggccagtggcagtcctgcCTCAGCAGCGGGtgccgggcgctgcggccgcTCCGGCTGTGCATGGGAAGGCCAGCGCCTTTGCTGGCCTGTTTGTGGAACATGCAGAGCTGAGCTTCCGCTCCTTTGGGGCCCCGGCGGACGTGTGGCTCACCTTCAGCGAGCTGCCGGAGGTGCTCCAGAGCCTGCCTTACACCGACCACGAGGACCGTGTGCGGGCCCTCGCTGACGCTGACGAGAGAGCTTACCAAGTCTACCGTGAGAAGTACTCGCCTGCAG ATGGAAAACTGTCCTTTGCTTTAGGAATGGATCACATCTTGGATAGCACTTCATCAGAATTGCTGTCAGCTTCTCTTCAG GATTCATTAGACTT GTCTCTTGACCTCCATTACAATTGTGGAAATGAAATGGATTTCTACATGAAGTTGGATGAATTCCAG AATATCTGGAAGGACACGGAGATTTTGCTTTTTAGTCTGAAATTCCTTGATTGTAGTTCCATGGAAGAGAATCTGTTCATACCAGTGGCTTCTATTGTTA cagtgattaATGAAGAAAAGGCACGTACAATTGGTTTTGATGTTAGTAAATTCTTGGACTTCTCATCAAATCATGTTTTAAG CATAACAAATACTCTACAGGAGAAGTCAGGTGCTGTTcttgcctcctgctcctcctatCAAAGCGTTTGGGAAATGTTTGCTAACCAGTCTGAATTGGAGAGGGATTCTTTTCTGCAGGATGTTTTTCCAAGTGATTTCCTCTGGGGCATGTCCACAGGTGCCTTTAACATTGaaggaggctgggcagaggaTGGGAAAGGAGAGACCATTTGGGATCAGTTTGGGCATGAAGGCCATGTCTACATGGATCAAACAGCAGATGTGGCATGTGACAGCTACTATAAAACCAGCTATGATGTTTACCTGCTCAGGGGTCCTGAGCCCCAACTGTATGAATTTTCTGTGTCCTGGGCCAAGATTTTCCCTGATGGCATCAGGGCTGGCTTCAGCTCCAAGGATGTGCATTATTATAGCCAATTAATTAACAGCTTGCTAGACTCTAACACTGAGCCCATGGTGACTCTGTTCCACTGGGACCTCCCACAAGCTCTGCAGGTTCTCGGTGGCTGGCAGAATGAGAGCATCATAGAAGCTTTTGCAGACTATGCCGACTTCTGCTTCGCCACCTTTGGGGATCAGGTCAAGTTCTGGATTACTTTCCATGAGCCTTGGGTTATCAGCTATGCTGGCTATGGCACAGGAGAGCATCCTCCAGGAATCACTGACCCAGGAGTAGCATCTTACAAG GTGGCTCGCACAATTCTCAAGGCTCATGCCAAGGTCTGGCACTTCTATAATGACAGATACCGTTCTCAGCAGCTGGGAAAGGTAGGGCTGGTGCTGAATTCAGATTGGGCTGAACCCAGGACTCCAACCAGCTCTGAGGAGGTGAGAGCATCTGAGAGGTACCTGCAGTTCATGCTTGGCTGGTTGGCTCACCCTGTGTTTGTTAACGGTGATTTACCAGATATCCTGAAGGCCCAGATCCAGGAGGTAAACCAGCAGTGCTCCACAACAGTTGCCCAGCTGCCTCTGTTTACTGAGGAGGAGAAGTCCTGGGTGAAAGGGACTGCAGATTTCTTTGGTCTTTCTCATTACACTTCCCGCCTGGTTAGTGCCGTGACTAATGGCACCTGCACTCCAGGCCACGAGAGCATTGGGAACTTCTCCCTGCATGTAGATCCATTGTGGCCGCAGACTGCTGCCTCCTGGATCCATGTGGTCCCCTGGGGATTAAGAAGGCTGCTGGAGTTTGTGTCCCAGGAATACACAGGCACGAAGATCCCGATTTACATAGCAGGAAATGGTATGCCAACACAAGATGGAGGGGATGTTATTAATGACACTCTGCGGGTGGACTATGTCCACCAGTACATCAGTGAGGCTCTAAAAGGGATGGAGAATAGGAGGGGTTttgttctctcttctccccccccccccccccatggtg AATATAGGGAATATAGGCACAGCCGCTCCAG CTCTTGCACCtttggaggagggagaaggattagggctggagcagggccagTCTCTGCAGCAGGACAGAagcaagggaaggggagggatgcggacagggagctgctggagcgcACAGCTTCCTGCTCTCCGTCAGAATTTGTCAGTCAGAAGTTGTTGCTCCGTTGCCTGTGCCATCGCTGCCTCTGCACTGCAGGTATCTCCCTTCGGCCGGGGCGAGCGCCCTACGTAGTGGGGCACAACTTGATAAAGGCCCACGCCGAAGCCTGGCACGTGTACAACGAGACCTACCGTGCAAAACAAGGAGGGTTAATCTCTATTATCGTCA TCTGGGCAGAGCCAAGGAACCCAAGCAAGCAGGAGGACCGTGATGCGGCCAGGCGATACCTGCAG TTTCTTGCAGGTTGGTTTGCTCATCCTATTTTCAAAAATGCCAATTATAATGAAGTGATGAAAACGAGGATTCAGGAACATAGTCTGGCTCAAGGCCTGAGCACGTC CAGACTGCCAGAATTTACTGAAAGTGAAAAGCAGAGAATTAAAAGCACATACGACTACTTTGGTCTAAATCATTATACTACAGTTTTAGCATACAACTTAAACTATCCTGCTGCTCTTGCATCCTACGACTCTGATAG GGACGTAGCCTCAGTGACAGACTGCAGCTGGCTGGGCTCTGGTTCCTTCTGGTTGTATGTGACACCCTTTGGCTTCCGAAAGCTCTTGAGGTGGGTAAGGGAAGAGTGTAACAACCCTCCAATTTATGTGACTGAAAATGGGATTTCAGAAAGGGCAGACGTAGACTTCAGTGATACTTGGCGAATGCATTACCATAAGAGTTACCTTAATGAATCACTAAAAG CCATTACGCTTGACAACGTCGACCTACGAGGCTACACCGCCTGGACACTGATGGACAACTTCGAGTGGGCAGTGGGCTTTGCCGAAAGGTCTGGGGTCTTTCACGTGAATCGCACAGACCCCAGCTTGCCGCGGCTCCCCAAGGCCTCCGCCAGGTTTTACTCCCAGCTTGTAAGCTGCAACGGGTTTCCGGACCCAGCAAAGGGCCCCCACGCCTGTCTTGAACCGGAGCCTGAAG TGACACCAACAGGCACCACACCAGGGCTGGCTGACAGCATTCGATTTTTAGGATTAGGTTTAACATCACAAAGTGCCGAAATAGCTCTGTATGTGCTTTTTGATCTTTCTGGCACTGGAGCACTGGGTCTGGTTCTCTTCTCATATAGATATGGAAAGCTCTCCAAAAGATCCCTGGAACTCAGTAAAATGTaa
- the UBXN4 gene encoding UBX domain-containing protein 4 isoform X2 — translation MMWFGGSIPAAIAAAKQRSSVFVVFVSGEDEQSTEMAARWEDEKVTEAASEGFVAIKIDTKSEACLQFSQIYPVVCVPSSFFIGDNGIPLEVIAGSVSVEELVTRIHKVKQMHTVKGQPLENGDQSSAPCPSFQSDSAPENTQSRAVELCDSHESGVSETRPSADGVNSGQASQLPGSQEATNSSDEQVSDAQPVNDLTVRVERITKKLEERREEKRKEEEQKEIKKEIERRKTGKEMLEYKRRQEEELTKRMLEERNREKAEEKAARERIRQQIAMDRAERAARFAKSKEEAEAAKAAALQAKQAEIEARKEASQKERSAIARIQFRLPDGSSFTNQFPSEARLEEARQFAAQTVGNAYGNFSLATMFPRREFTKEDYGKKLLELELAPSASVVLLPAGRPATSVVQASGGDLWKFLGTILYPLLAVWRFISNFLFTSPPPSQSTARTAHPQEHSNPSASSSIEQSRQAVRKRVTEKRGEDFKKEGKIYRLRTQDDGEDENNTWNGNSTQQM, via the exons ATGATGTGGTTCGGCGGCTCCATCCCggccgccatcgccgccgccaAGCAGCGGAGCTCGGTCTTCGTCGTGTTCGTGTCAG GTGAGGATGAACAATCCACTGAGATGGCTGCAAGGTGGGAAGACGAGAAGGTGACTGAAGCTGCCTCGGAGGGTTTTGTTGCTATTAAAATTGACACCAAAAG tgaaGCATGCCTGCAGTTTTCTCAAATTT ATCCTGTAGTGTGCGTTCCATCCAGTTTCTTTATTGGAGACAATGGAATCCCTTTGGAAGTAATTGCTGGCAGTGTTTCTGTTGAAGAGCTTGTCACCAGAATCCATAAAGTAAAACAG ATGCACACAGTAAAAGGGCAGCCTCTGGAAAATGGAGACCAGTCATCTGCTCCGTGTCCCTCCTTTCAGTCTGACAGTGCTCCAGAAAATACGCAGTCCAGAGCAGTAGAGTTATGTGATTCTCATGAGTCTGGTGTGTCTGAGACGAGACCTTCTGCTG ATGGAGTAAATTCAGGTCAAGCGAGCCAGTTGCCAGGAAGCCAGGAAGCAACTAATTCTTCAGATGAGCAAGTGAGTGATGCTCAGCCTGTGAATGATCTTACAGTCAGAGTAGAAAG AATAACAAAAAAGCTTGAAGAAAGacgagaagagaaaagaaaagaagaagaacag aaagaaattaagaaagaaattgaaCGGAGAAAAACTGGTAAAGAAATGTTGGAGTACAAACGACGACAGGAAGAAGAATTGACGAAACGAATGTTagaggaaaggaacagagaaaaggcagaagagaaagcagctaGAGAGCGTATAAGACAACAGATTGCAATG GACCGTGCTGAGAGAGCAGCTCGCTTTGCAAAAtcaaaggaagaagcagaagctgcaaaagctgcagctcttcAGGCTAAACAGGCTGAAATAGAGGCCAGAAAAGAAGCATCTCAAAAGGAGCGAAG TGCAATAGCCAGGATTCAGTTCCGCCTCCCGGATGGATCTTCCTTTACTAACCAGTTTCCATCTGAAGCGCGGCTGGAAGAAGCAAGGCAGTTTGCTGCACAG ACTGTTGGTAATGCTTATGGCAATTTTTCACTGGCAACAATGTTTCCCAGAAGGGAGTTTACCAAAGAAGATTATGGAAAGAAATTATTGGAGCTAGAGTTAGCACCCAGTGCTTCAGTAGTGTTGCTGCCG GCGGGAAGACCTGCTACTTCTGTTGTTCAGGCCTCAGGTGGTGATCTGTGGAAGTTCTTGGGCACAATACTTTATCCCCTCTTAGCAGTTTGGAGATTTATTAGCAACTTCCTCTTTACCAGTCCACCCCCCTCACAATCTACTGCGAGAACAGCACATCCACAAGAACATTCAAATCCTTCAGCATCTAGCAGCATTGAGCAAAGCAG GCAAGCAGTCAGAAAACGAGTAACAGAAAAGCGGGGGGAAGACTtcaaaaaagaaggcaaaatatATAGACTGAGGACTCAAGATGATGGAGAAGATGAAAACAATACATGGAATGGAAATTCTACACAACAAATGTAG